The following coding sequences lie in one Glycine max cultivar Williams 82 chromosome 19, Glycine_max_v4.0, whole genome shotgun sequence genomic window:
- the LOC100787021 gene encoding uncharacterized protein yields the protein MAQFTTQGRLKLLLNGEGVSSVLEHKDPFLYKCRSVQTHKRRTRYAGSSARIYYASTSSLSSKSHRCNAEARHTSGNGSVHDEYDDIDDDEDEDDEEEEEEDVFDRDGLSCFRGLVLDIAYRPVNVVGWKRAICLEFMEKADVLEYYAKTVNSPSGSFYIPAVLRVPHLLQVVKRRIIKNNLSRKNILFRDNYTCQYCSSHENLTIDHVVPAALGGEWTWENLVTACAKCNCKKGRKTLEEAKMKLIKPPKVPKDYDILAIPLTAAALRMLTIRKGTPEEWRQYLRSP from the exons ATGGCACAGTTCACCACGCAGGGTCGCCTGAAGCTGCTCTTGAATGGGGAGGGTGTGTCTTCTGTTTTGGAGCACAAGGACCCTTTTCTCTACAAGTGCAGATCAGTTCAGACCCACAAGAGAAGAACAAGGTACGCAGGTTCTTCTGCCAGAATTTACTAtgcatcaacatcatctctgAGTAGCAAAAGCCACCGTTGTAATGCGGAGGCACGTCACACTTCTGGCAATGGGAGTGTTCATGATGAATATGATGACATTGATGATGATGAGGATGAGGAtgatgaggaggaggaggaggaggatgtGTTTGACCGAGATGGCTTGTCTTGTTTCCGGGGTTTGGTGTTGGACATAGCTTACAG GCCAGTAAATGTCGTAGGCTGGAAACGTGCTATATGTTTGGAGTTTATGGAGAAG GCAGATGTACTGGAGTATTATGCTAAGACAGTGAATTCCCCCAGTGGATCTTTCTATATACCAGCTGTCTTAAGG GTTCCTCATTTACTTCAGGTTGTTAAAAGaagaataatcaagaacaaTCTTAGTCGGAAAAATATACTATTTCGGGACAATTACACCTGTCA GTATTGCTCTTCGCACGAGAATTTGACCATTGATCATGTTGTGCCTGCTGCACTAGGTGGAGAATGGACATGGGAAAATCTA GTGACTGCTTGTGCCAAATGCAACTGCAAAAAGGGTAGAAAAACTTTAGAGGAAGCAAAAATGAAGTTGATTAAGCCCCCAAAG GTTCCAAAGGACTATGACATTCTTGCCATACCTCTAACTGCTGCAGCTCTAAGGATGCTGACAATAAGAAAGGGAACACCTGAAGAATGGCGTCAGTATCTAAGGTCTCCTTGA
- the LOC100786479 gene encoding GATA transcription factor 5-like, translating to MNMDMCQNVSVSGECQQVQVFAPSCSSSLDDLFSAQNTEVDVELEWLSEFVEDCFSSPPSCVLVPIGVKTTSTSTNLSSGTLKRPQQQNESPLQNFAVPGKARSKRKRLSAPRTNKDPLNIWSHHLNPQNESLCSDPPLLKQAYWLADSELIMPKPKDEEQEEVVTKEDEKVINVMSKESFGDSELEEGSNGQQPMPTRRCSHCLAQRTPQWRAGPLGPKTLCNACGVRYKSGRLLPEYRPAKSPTFVSYLHSNSHKKVMEMRMAVFSTISSEQ from the exons ATGAATATGGATATGTGCCAAAATGTATCAGTTTCCGGTGAGTGCCAACAAGTGCAGGTTTTTGCCCCTTCTTGCTCAAGCAGCCTTGATGACCTCTTCTCTGCTCAGAACACG GAAGTGGATGTTGAGTTGGAGTGGCTTTCAGAGTTTGTTGAAGACTGTTTTTCAAGCCCTCCAAGCTGTGTCTTGGTACCTATTGGTGTCAAGACTACAAGCACAAGCACCAACCTTTCTTCAGGCACATTGAAGAGACCCCAACAACAAAATGAGTCACCTTTGCAAAACTTTGCTGTGCCAGGGAAGGCAAGGAGCAAAAGGAAGAGGCTTTCAGCCCCAAGAACCAACAAAGACCCTCTAAACATATGGTCACACCATTTGAATCCTCAAAATGAGTCCTTGTGTTCTGACCCTCCTCTTCTCAAACAGGCTTATTGGTTAGCTGACAGTGAGCTCATCATGCCAAAGCCAAAGGATGAGGAGCAAGAAGAGGTGGTGACCAAAGAGGATGAAAAAGTGATTAATGTGATGAGCAAGGAAAGCTTTGGGGACTCTGAGCTTGAGGAGGGTAGCAATGGTCAACAACCAATGCCAACAAGGAGGTGCAGCCATTGCTTGGCTCAGAGGACCCCGCAGTGGAGGGCAGGACCATTAGGTCCAAAGACACTATGCAATGCATGTGGAGTGAGGTACAAGTCTGGTAGGTTGCTACCAGAGTATAGGCCAGCCAAGAGTCCTACTTTTGTTAGCTACTTGCACTCCAATTCCCACAAGAAAGTCATGGAGATGAGGATGGCTGTTTTCTCCACCATTTCTAGTGAGCAGTAG